accgacggtcaaaatctgtcggtaatggCCAAAATCCGTCGCTAAATCAACATTACCGACGGATCATCGACGGTCAAAAATTCGTCAGTAAAATGCTTGTCTGTAAAATTTTACCGACAGAAATCAtgttccgtcggtaattaccgacgaaaaaatccgtcggtaaatctgtcggtaattaccgatagaaaaatccgtcggtaattaccgacgaaaaatatccgtcggtaattaccgacctaaatatccgtcggtaattaccaaaaattcgtcggtaaattAGTTacactattcatcttcttcatcctccctctttcaatttttttttcgtttttttttcgtGGTCGCCGTCACCGTCGCCGCCGTCGTCGCCGTCGCCGCCGCcgtcgccgccgccgccgccgttgtcatcttcttcttcttctccttcttctccttcatcttctccttcttcctcttcttctccttcttcctctcttcttcttcttcttctccttcttttcttctccttcttcttctctttctccttctttttcttcttcttctccttcttctcttcttcttcttctcttcttcttctttttctccttctttttcttattttcttcttctcctcgtcttcttataaggtgagatttgggcgggaaaattcccgcttcttttaccgatggataaatccgtcggtaattcaaattaggacaaaaaatttcccgcttcttttaccgacgaatttttccgtcggtaattcaaatttgggcAGAAATTttcccgcttcttttaccgacggaaaaatccgtcggtaaatttgtcggtaaaaaaaatttgaattatcgacggattttaccgacagatttttctgtcggtaaatgaaatttttttaccgacggatttttccatcggtaattaaaatttgagaatccgtcggtaaaatccgtcggtaattcaaatttaccgacagaagtatatccgtcggtaatttcaattttttttgtagtggttGTTGTCTGTACTCACTCCATTTTATGTTAAGTGATTTCAAGATATATGTCACATGAGCATTAGATTCCACTAGAAACTTGGCCTTCAAAATTATTACACAACTAGTTTAACAACTATTGCAATATaacaagaataaaaacatataaaaaaaattataggtcaaTTACTTGAATGGTTTTCTTAAGTATATCTTCTTTGTAATCATTGGGAATCTTCCTCCAACTTTGATAGCTGATTGGAAAGGCATTAACATTTCTTACAACACGACCTAAAAACCTATTCAACAATGCTCCACTATCATCAATTGGTTGGTTGTCACTATTCCATTTCACAAGAATCCTTTCACTAGGAGataaaaaccaaaaatcatTCAATGTTAATTGTTTTCTATCTTGTGTGCCTTCATCATCTATCAAAATACATGTGAAATATATTGTTAGTTTAAGACAAACATAAAACACAAATACTATATGGCTTGGACAATTAcacataaaaatcaataaattaacaatCTTACCAATGACATTAACAAGCCATGACCTTTTACGTGATACATGCTTTGATTGATTACTTTGCATCTCAATATCCACATTTTCTTCCCCTTCACTATTAGAGTGTAACCTTGGTGTTGGTTTAGATGTAGAATCATGCATAAACTCATTTCTAGGttgattattaaattcaaattcaaattcatgtGCGGAATTGGTCTTGGTAGTGGAGAACAACCTCTTCTTCAAACATTCTACAAATTAACTCAAGTCactaaataaatagataatacaTGAAATTTAAAAGTACCAAAAGATATGCAAATGAGACATCTTACTAGATTTAGATGTTGAAAGCATTGAATTCATGTGAGGTAAGGGTGGAGGTTGctcattattattctctataGGATGGGAATTCATGTGACGTGCTGCATAATAATTAGATTAATACACGAAAAAAGTAAGATACTTTTTAACATGGAAATATAACCATCATACCAAATTGAGATGCAAATTGAGGTGTTATGCTGGACTGTGGCGGAAACGGAAGTTGAGGTGGATTACTAGGCCCTGGAGTATGAGTAGGTGAAACTTTTCAATTCTTACTATAGGTGAAACCCGTGGTGAAACTTAGTCAACTTACTTGGGCAAGATGGATGAGACGCAGGTGGGCACATTATAGATGATGGTTGGCCACTTCTATTTTGGGTAAGGGCTGAAACTTTGCCATTAGTCTTCTTCATGtatattttcttcatcatcAGGAATTCtataaacaataacattaaTACAAGTCAATTCACattcattaaattatgattacCTAATATAATGCATGTATAAGTAATATTGAtgataatttaaacaaaaactagtataaaaatgttcaatttcaGTATGACCTTGTTAATGGTATATTCCCTTCTCCATCTGGAAATAAAGtttccaaattttgttgttcaaatGGTTCACATTCATGGAAAGTGACATCATTATCTCCACCAATGTCATATAAGTCTTGTGGCTTTAGATGCACAGGAATGCTCCAATTTTTATCTAATTCATCCACTACATAATAAACCATTTGAGCTTCTGCAGCCTGAATGTATGGTtcgtcatcatcattatcaccAATGTGTATTAAACGTCTAAAGTTTACTAATCTAAATCCCAAGTCATCTGTTATAATCCCTCTAGAAGTAGTTGTATTAGCCCACATACAAGTAACAGAGAATCGACCATTATAGTTTATCTCAATTATGTCTACCAATTTTCCATAATAAGGTACACCCCCAAATTGCATTTGATTGTCAATGCTACTTGCATAGCTCCTTGTCACAAAAGTACCAAATATTCcactattttgtgttttaagtCCATCATCTCTCTCTAACGTACGAAACTTGAAGCCATTAACATTGTAAGCATTGTAACGCTTTGCACAATCAATTGGACCCATAGCTAAGAGCTTTAAATCATCTGAGTAAGGTCCATTTAAGTCATtctttatctaaaaaaaaaaagaaaaatatgatcaACATAATTGGATATctttaatattatcaaatttaagaATGTAAATTAGACATACCCGACGAGAAAACCATTCCACAAATTCTCTATGAACCCTCTTATCTATCATAGAGGATGATCGTGTACGACTTCTTAACTGTCTTCGTACAATTTCTCTAAAttctctaatttaaataaatgaaataattacatGGTTAGTCCTCAATGTAGATGAATTATAAAAAGTTGTAAAGATAAAGTACTTAATGAAGAAAAGGGTTAACTTGGGCACAATTAGTCAATACATGACGATGTGCTTGTAACTTTTCCCTTGTTGATAAAGAGAAGTAAGTAAAACCCCCAACTGGTTTTCCAACTGGTGGAAACAAACCACTTACACTAGATGCCATGGTGTCAGGTTCGTCATCAACACGCCTTATTCGATTAAATATAGCCTCAATTCCATCTAAATATCTAGAACAAAAGGTTAAGGACTCTTCAGCTAGGTAGCCTTCAGCTATTGAGCCTTCTGGTTGAGCCTTGTTACGCACATAAGACTTCAATTTTCCCAAATATCtctcaatgggatacatccacCTATATTGGACAGGTCCTCCAATCTTGGCATCTTCCACCAAATGCACAATCAAATGAACCATGACTGTAAAATATGCAGGAGGAAACAACATCTCCATGTGACATAATGTAAGAACAACTCTATTTTGCAATTGGTTAAGTTCATCcacttttaaaactttattgcaCAAGTGCTTAAAAAAGGAACACAGATCAATCAAAACAGAGCACACTTCTTTAGGGAGTGTCTTCCTCATTGCCAAAGGTAAAAGTTGCTCCATCAAAACATGAGAATTATGACTTTCAATCCTCCAAGCTTAAATTGTTTGACATCAACACATCTACTAATGTTACTTGAGTAGCCATCTGGAACAGTGATGTTCTTCAATGTTTTcagaaatatatgtttattttcttttgtcaatGTATATATAGCCGGAAGATATCTGTTATTTGCATCAGGCCAAAGGTCAGGTCTAACACCCCAATCTTTTAAGTCATTTCGTGCCTTTAGGTTGTCCTTTGACTTTTTACCTTTGTTCAATAATGTATAGACCACAttatcacatacatttttttcaatgtgcATAACATCTAGATGGAGGTGCAATAAATTGTTCACCCAATAaggaagttcaaaaaatatacTTCTTTTTCTCCATTGTAGAGGGCCATCAATAGGGTGGTGACCTTTCCATTGTATTTTCCCCCGTTCCTCAACTTCTGGTTCTTTCCCAAATACAATATTAAGATTCTGAACTTGTTGTAAGACATTTATTCCTGATATTCTCAAATGAGGATTTCTAGTTTCCACACTTCCATCAAAACGATTGCGGCATAATCTAAATTTGTGCCCTGCATTTAACCAACGTCGATGAttcatgaaacaaaatttacctTGAATCTTCTTAGGAGTTGTGTCAAAATTACACCTAGGGCAAGCCAACCTAGTGTGTGTGTTCCACCCAGATAAGGTTCCAAGACTAGGAAAATCACTAATAGTCCATAATATAGCTGCATGCATATGAAACACTTCTTTCTTATGTGAATCAAAAGTTTCAACACCAGTGTTCCATAGCTCTTCTAATTCTTCTATTAATGGCCTTAAATATACATCAATATCATTTCTTGGTGCTCTTTTACCAGGAATGATCATGGAAAGAATGAATGAACTTTGCTTCATACACATCCAAGGAGGAAGATTGTAAGGTATAAGTACAATAGGCCAAGTACTATGACATGTACTCAAATCACCAAATGGATTGAACCCATCAGTAGCCAAACCAAGTCTGAAATTTCGAGGGTCTGAAGCAAATTGAGGATTCATTAGATCAAAGTTCTTCCATGCTTCAGAATCACTTGGATGCCTTAATATGCCTTCATGTGTACTTCTTGATGCATGCCATTGCATATGCTCAGCTATTTTAGAAGACATAAACATTCGTTGTAAGCGTGGCTTCAATGGAAAATACCTTAAAACTTTAGCTGGAACTTTCTTTTGTCTTTTAGTAACACCAACAATACTATTgctcttatttgttttcttccaTCTAGATTCATTACATTTCGTACAAAATTCCCTATCTTTATCTTCTCTATAGTATAACATGTAATCATTTGGGCAAGCATCAATTTTGGTGTAATGAAGGCCAAGCttattaatgattttcttaGCTTCATAGAATGAAGATGGGATTTTAGCATAATCAAAAGCATCTGCTAACAACTCCAGTATCATTGACATTGCCTTGTTAGTCATTCTGCATAGACATTTGATATGGTACAATTTGAGcaagaaagaaagtttagaaTATTTGTCACATCCTTCATACAAACTCTGTTGTCCCTCATGCATAAACTTCATATACTGAGCAATTTCATCAGGCATCGTGTGGCTTGATTCAGGTCGCATATTCTCATGATTGTCCACATTTTGAGTGTTTACAAAATTCCCGAATGCATCATTAACCATGCCACATTTGGGATCATTAGCAAAACCTCTATCCTCATTCGATTGGAAAATTGGAGGTGTTGAAATTGTATGTTGTACATAATTTGTCTCACCATGTAGAAGCCAAAAGGTATACCCTTTTGGAAAAGGATGAAGAATTAAGTGTTCATATGTTGCTCCTTGAGTTTGCCATTTTAAGATTGCATTTTCGACATGGACAAATTATCTTACCCTCAACGCTCTTATTAGCAAATGAAAAGTCCAGAAATTTATTCAATCCATCCATGCATTGTTGTGTATTTCGAGGCAAATCAATCCAAGACTTATCCAAATCCATTAAGAATAGTCTGtttatgagaacaaaaatatatttaataaagaaaaaaaatgtaactaatGATATAAgatcagaaaaaaatattgattttcccACCCACAATCAaaaggagaataaggagaataAGGGTCATTCGGAAATTAATGTATATGCATTGTAAGTTTTACTATCATTCGGAAATTAATGGATGATGTGAGTATTGTCATCTAGtgtttattatttactattttaataaattcaaattataatagtaaataaattacaagtaaccatatttaaattctaattaaagttttaaaaaattataaaaaaatgtaatatttagaTTTTACAATATATTTCTGTCAgtgttttatgaaaattaatattagactcaatacaattccttaatacaCTGATCAATATGTTGTAAAAATATAGACTcaatacaatttattaattcattgaatgtcacaactttttaaaaactcattcaatgattctttaactattttatttagtgCAATGGTTAGCAAAAACCATGAAACATTTCGCTATATGTGtatgattttgaaagaaaaattacattacaaagacttttacactattttttttttcaaaataattcaagGATAGGCTCttatatgttaaataaaaacttaagatTTAGTTACACCTTAAATCCTTTCGATGTAAATTATGTATGACATTATTTCtcgattttaaaataaaacaaaatcaggttttcataaattttagtttCTAGAATATAAATTTGGAATATGAACAAGTTATCAGACtaataaaatgaacaaagttgtaattttaaatatgaaaagtctaatgaaaaatatgaaatatgaaatcaaatttatttaattttaaaacataatttcataatcataaacaatattaaaaccAGTGTGTTAACAAAActgaataaaaactaaaaatattttgtgaagatgcataaacaatatatttgtaaagattttttaaatacatgCTTATATaggttttaataataataatttatttatttaatcactAAGACcatcttatattaaaaaaatgaaaacaagtttacttcaaatcttaaaataaaaggatttgataaaagatttatttaccaaataaataattaattaataatagtaataatttgaAGTAGTGATATTATTGCAACACACTTTATCcctctctctcttccttcctATGTGTCTTGGTTTCAGCCATAACCTACACCTTTTCAAACCTCTTCATGACAAAATTAATTAACCATATACTCTAACCCTTCCATGAAAGGATAAATAAGGAAAAACCAATgccaattcaaataataatgcACTACATAATTACAGATTACATTGACATTTTGTATGTTTTGAATGCATGGAAACAATGTGCCAACATGTGGTTCTTATTTCCTACTCATCCACGCATTTTTGAATCAAAGATAAGGAAAACATTTCACGCCCCTCCCTCTTTCTTATCTCCATCATATATTCCTATTATACGCAGTAACcacaaaaaaatctcaaattttcattatttactaGCAGGAAAATTTAAAGCACAAGGTTTTAATACAATATCTATGGCCTCTTAGATGCTGAACTCTTACAACGCTCCATATATGTACGAGAATTTTATAGTTCATGTACCTGTAAAACATAATTTACCcatatatctattattttaagaaataaataaggtGTAGTGTATATGTTAGGTTACTTACTAGCTTACAAATTATGTAAAAAGAGACACATTTGGGATTTTTTTTCCAGTGGTATACAGAGTACAAATCCTTTGGAACtgagataataaaattaattttttattaaaaaggtaaatagaaaatatagaataaaggaaagacaaaacaaattaaattaattatagtgtGAATCTAATTTTCTGATCTAAAACTGTTTATGTACATGCAAGAACGACAATAGTATAGAATTATGAAAATTGATACAAGATCAAGCATGCTAACTGTGAGCTTCCCAATTACGGTGCAGACGtgcattttttctctttttgcaaaataaattttaaattgccATTGGTATTAGAAAAAGCTCGGAATAATCTTGCAATATTGTGGTTGTTCAGTGTTTTGGTCTTCTCAGTTATTGCAGTAACATAGTTTCCTGAAGTGAGATGAACGCTTCCTCAAAGGACTCTCATTATATGCCGCATGTATCAAGAACTCGAATTTGATAGACCATAGAAATTGAAGAATATAAAACTGCTAAAAATTTGCAtcactttgaaaaaaaaaaaacacattgcACAACAGAGAAGACCAGTGACAATTGACATAAATCCAATTAGTATCCATAGATAGGTTAAGCATGTATACTAAATCTTCCCAAACTTAGGTATTATTTCCTTCTCTTCAGgaatagaattacgaaaataTATCCAAACTTAAATTTGAACCAATCTAAAACAtgtaaacaaaacaaagaagGAATGATTTGGAAGCCAATTAGCATCTTTTACCTCCAATATACTAAAAAACATTAAGTTTAagattttttacataaaaaaccATAAAACAAATAAGCACACCATTTTTCCTGATGACAAACCAGTAAAAATCATAAAACCTACATTACCTGCAGAAAAGAAACAATACACAGAGGGAAGAGAATATCTTATATGTGGACTTTGCTAGCTATGAGAAGAACTTAAATGCAAGATAAGTCAACAAAAAAGAACAGATTTCAAGAATTATTCCAAATATGCAAACTTTTAACTAAGATTTAGAGACGGATAAGACTATACTCACAGCTCAGTCCCAATCCCTTTCCCAATTGGTACACATCTAGCCCGACAAACAGGAGTTCCACCTTTTGTTCATCAATCTGAACAGCAGGAGGATAACCAATCCAGAAAACATTACTTGGTTGACCATTCTCAAGgtaaaacatgtttttgtgAAGCTAGTCATCTCCAAAAGAAAGTCTCTGTCCATTTAGTTTTGTCTCTACTTCAATGAATCTTCGATTGTTCATGATGAAAACATAACCCAAAGAAgggtttttgtaatttttggaGTTGGCTTCCAAACT
This sequence is a window from Vigna unguiculata cultivar IT97K-499-35 unplaced genomic scaffold, ASM411807v1 contig_122, whole genome shotgun sequence. Protein-coding genes within it:
- the LOC114171166 gene encoding uncharacterized protein LOC114171166, with protein sequence MVNDAFGNFVNTQNVDNHENMRPESSHTMPDEIAQYMKFMHEGQQSLYEGCDKYSKLSFLLKLYHIKCLCRMTNKAMSMILELLADAFDYAKIPSSFYEAKKIINKLGLHYTKIDACPNDYMLYYREDKDREFCTKCNESRWKKTNKSNSIVGVTKRQKKVPAKVLRYFPLKPRLQRMFMSSKIAEHMQWHASRSTHEGILRHPSDSEAWKNFDLMNPQFASDPRNFRLGLATDGFNPFGDLSTCHSTWPIVLIPYNLPPWMCMKQSSFILSMIIPGKRAPRNDIDVYLRPLIEELEELWNTGVETFDSHKKEVFHMHAAILWTISDFPSLGTLSGWNTHTRLACPRCNFDTTPKKIQGKFCFMNHRRWLNAGHKFRLCRNRFDGSVETRNPHLRISGINVLQQVQNLNIVFGKEPEVEERGKIQWKGHHPIDGPLQWRKRSIFFELPYWVNNLLHLHLDVMHIEKNVCDNVVYTLLNKGKKSKDNLKARNDLKDWGVRPDLWPDANNRYLPAIYTLTKENKHIFLKTLKNITVPDGYSSNISRCVDVKQFKLGGLKVIILMF